The following is a genomic window from Pirellulales bacterium.
CATGCCGCCGTATGCTTCCCGCTCCCAAAACGGCTCATCGAAGCGAAGGACCAGCTTTACCACCGGACCCATTTTCAATTTCCCCAGCGCCGGCCGCTTGTCGGTCAGTTCCGGCGAGAAGCGAACGGCGCCGGTCGAACCGGGCGGCGCATGCAGCACGCCAAGCGGCAGCGTTACAAGGGCTCGCGGCGCGATCCAATGTTCTCCAGCCGCACTCTCGACATCCACGTGCCCCGGACGCCAGGAAATGGCGGCGACGACGGTGCCGAGCCGAACCGATAAACTGTTTTGCTCGGAATTGGTTTGCAGCCAATCGACGACTTGGCTATAGCCGCCGGGCAGCCGGAAGCTTTGGTCCGCGCCGATCCGTTGCGATGCGCGTTCCGCGTCGCGGAGCGATTGGGCGCTGATCAACCGCTCATCGGCTGCTTCGAATCCCTCAATGTATTGCCGCGCCGCCGTTGTTGCCTCGGTCGAGGCATTGCCGGCATGCGATTGCGAAAAATCGGCGAACGATTGGTCTTCCGCACCGATCTGCTCCAGCCGGCCCAGCACGTCTTCCATTTCTTTCCACTGACCCGAGGGCTCGAGCCGATCGCCGGATCGATGCCATTGGTTGCCCTCGACCTCGTTGGTCGGCAGGTCGGCCGCTTCGACGATAGCCCACGTTTCGTGTGGCTTGCCGTGGATGAATTCCGCGCCCCCTTCGATCGGGCCGGGCCAATCGGCGTCGAACCGTGTATCGATCCGGCCGCCGATCCGCTCCCGTGCTTCCAAGATCAAAGTGCGCAACCCGGCCTTGGTCAGCCGATTCGCCGCGGCCAATCCGGCGGCGCCGGCGCCAATGACGATGACGTCCGTTTCGCGATCGTTCATGTCGATTCGTCCAAAGAAAGCGGCCCTCCGGACACGGGCCATGGTTCCGTGGGCCGCTCTAAGGATTGCAAAAATTGCGCCGACGCTAAGGCCTATTAACCCAGACCGCTCAATGCGTCAGCGGCAGGCTGGCGATCGATAGCTGCTTGTCGTATTCCATCTGCATCTGGTAGTCGAGGGTGAACATCTTGGGGCCGATCGATTGAGCGGGAACTTTCACGTCCCAGCGCAGCAAGCCCTTCTTGCGGTCTTGCTGCTCGTAGCGAGTGTCGTCGCTGAGCTGTTGACCCGGCTCGGCGAGCGTCAGCTTCACTTCGCTTTCCTTGGCAGACGGCATGCGATCCAAAAGCCGCACGGTGGCCGGCGCGCTGCCGAAATTTTCCAGTGCGAGTTGATAGGTGAAATCGACCAGCCGATTGCCGCCTTGGATCGATTCGTCTTTTTTCAACAGCTCGCGATGGGCCCGGAGCGAGCTATCGATTCCCAGGCCGATCGTGAAGCTTTCGCCGATGGCCACCGTCGGCAGATCACCGTGGCCGACGAACTGGCCGGAAACATAGGTCGACACCGGGCCGGCCAACAAGACCGTTTTTCCGTCGTTGACAATCGACGCTTCGTCGTAGACGTAGCTGGTCAATACCGGCTCGGCGACCTTGTAAAGATCCGCCTTCATGGTCAGCGAAGCAATTTGGATCAACTGCCGATCGGACCGGCTGGGCAGCGTCGTGCGGGTGGCCAATTGATAGCTGACGGTGACACCGGCCGTATCGGAGGGCAAGGCCGTCTTCGATTTCCGCTCGACCTTTGCCGAACTAACCAGATCGAGCACTTGCGATTCCTGGGCGACTTCGTTCAGCGTGGTGTCGAAGTCTTGCTGAGGAGCGGCCGGAGCGGCCTGTTGGGCGGAGGAACCGTTAAGGGTGAGCGTACCCGCGTTTATTGTCGTGGCTCCGGAGTACGTATTTGCGCCGTTGAATTGGACTGCGTTGCGGCTCATCTCGATTTGCTGGCGGCGCTCGTCGAGTTCTTTCTTGGCGGAAAAATAGCCCTTGGCCCCAGCCATGCCGCCCCCCATGCCTTGAGCCTGCAATTGAATACCCTGGTGCAGCGAAATCGTCAGCGGCTCGAGCACCGGGGCCTTGGCCACGAGCGACGGCGTGGCAGTCGAAAGCGTCATGGCGACACCGTCCCAATCTTCGCCGCTCATTTGCTCGATCGAGGCGTTGTATTCGACCACGACGCCCTGGTGCTTGGCGTCGGTGCGAACGTTGTACGACGGATCCCAGGTGGCCCCATCGACCAAGTAGCGCAGCCGCATCCGCCCCCCGTCTCCCTTGAGCTGCACGAACACCACAGCTTCGCGAATCGATCGAGCCGAGCCGGAAGTGAGCTGATCGCGCTGGCGATTCAATGTGTTCAATTTGTCGTTCAACTGGCGGGCTTCGAAGGTGAGCTTCAACTGCTTTTCGGCAATCGCGGCGCGTTGGTCGAATTGAAATGCCGTAAGGCTTTTGAGTGTTTCCGCATTGAGCACTCCCTTCGTCAATTCGGTGCTAGCCGTGGGAGCGGTAAACTGCTCGAGTTTGTCCATGTAATTGATTTGCTGCGTGAACACTCTCGCCTGCTCGGCGTTGGTTTGCAACTGATCTTGCGTCGCACGGATGTCGTCATCGAGTTTGCGGACCTCGGCCCGTACGTCGCGCTCGACCGGCCGAATGCGATACAACACGCTGCGAACCTCGACGCCGTCGGCGTTTTCGGCATAGATGCTCCCCGGCTCGATCCGCTCCGGCAAGTCGGTGACCACGATTTCGCGCAAACCGGCCGGACCGGGAACGTCGACCAATCGCGTCACGAGCGCTTGGCCGCGATACACAGTCACCTCGTCGATCTTGCCGCGAGTCGCCGGTTCGGCGGCATTTTTCGCGGCCGGCTTGGTCGGCTCGACGGTGGCAGCGGGCACCGGATCGTCTGCCCTGGCCAACAGCGCCAACA
Proteins encoded in this region:
- a CDS encoding NAD(P)/FAD-dependent oxidoreductase, giving the protein MNDRETDVIVIGAGAAGLAAANRLTKAGLRTLILEARERIGGRIDTRFDADWPGPIEGGAEFIHGKPHETWAIVEAADLPTNEVEGNQWHRSGDRLEPSGQWKEMEDVLGRLEQIGAEDQSFADFSQSHAGNASTEATTAARQYIEGFEAADERLISAQSLRDAERASQRIGADQSFRLPGGYSQVVDWLQTNSEQNSLSVRLGTVVAAISWRPGHVDVESAAGEHWIAPRALVTLPLGVLHAPPGSTGAVRFSPELTDKRPALGKLKMGPVVKLVLRFDEPFWEREAYGGMSFLYLPDELFPTWWTLLPQHVPVLTGWSGGPLADRLSELSDAAILAEGLAAIARGLGMPRGGIERRLRSAHVANWPADPFARGAYSYVMVGGSDATRELSQPVAGTLFFAGEATESGFGGTVASALASGYRAAAEILAMQ
- a CDS encoding mucoidy inhibitor MuiA family protein, producing MQSTEKTSPMVKSSPKRFALALAAGCAGVLVLALLARADDPVPAATVEPTKPAAKNAAEPATRGKIDEVTVYRGQALVTRLVDVPGPAGLREIVVTDLPERIEPGSIYAENADGVEVRSVLYRIRPVERDVRAEVRKLDDDIRATQDQLQTNAEQARVFTQQINYMDKLEQFTAPTASTELTKGVLNAETLKSLTAFQFDQRAAIAEKQLKLTFEARQLNDKLNTLNRQRDQLTSGSARSIREAVVFVQLKGDGGRMRLRYLVDGATWDPSYNVRTDAKHQGVVVEYNASIEQMSGEDWDGVAMTLSTATPSLVAKAPVLEPLTISLHQGIQLQAQGMGGGMAGAKGYFSAKKELDERRQQIEMSRNAVQFNGANTYSGATTINAGTLTLNGSSAQQAAPAAPQQDFDTTLNEVAQESQVLDLVSSAKVERKSKTALPSDTAGVTVSYQLATRTTLPSRSDRQLIQIASLTMKADLYKVAEPVLTSYVYDEASIVNDGKTVLLAGPVSTYVSGQFVGHGDLPTVAIGESFTIGLGIDSSLRAHRELLKKDESIQGGNRLVDFTYQLALENFGSAPATVRLLDRMPSAKESEVKLTLAEPGQQLSDDTRYEQQDRKKGLLRWDVKVPAQSIGPKMFTLDYQMQMEYDKQLSIASLPLTH